In the Oxyura jamaicensis isolate SHBP4307 breed ruddy duck chromosome 18, BPBGC_Ojam_1.0, whole genome shotgun sequence genome, one interval contains:
- the CD7 gene encoding T-cell antigen CD7 isoform X1, whose translation MLQTSSLLAASLFLLLLLFISGLSGDENTFLEQPTDVVSVWEGDSDSITCSIYNSENELGMYLRTQVPPDNVLYVPKDNKPTVLPAFVNRIKYSKEGAKLTVTLLNARESDSNFYLCTRFTKRNGYHVRLDGKTTIVVVKAAVVPPLKLGINKHGAGIVEQSPLIVDIQQGQSINITCVLNSSYEDEEIYLLKTHMQPEGVLRVSSQKALEIFPHFANRLEYSKQEKKLVITLHSLQQSDSDVYVCAAVLKNTSLFSMSQKGTMVLVKGGEETAFHNRSWAYYGLIIMAVLLFSVLMCFAVYCVHMKKYFQKRKTNTVYEDMSYGSRRNTFIKPNIYTNDT comes from the exons ATGCTGCAGACATCATCTCTCCTAGCTGCatctctctttcttctgcttctcctgttcATCTCTGGCCTGAGTG gtgacgaaaatacatttcttgaaCAGCCAACAGACGTTGTCAGTGTTTGGGAAGGAGACTCCGACAGCATAACTTGCTCAATATACaattcagaaaatgaactggGGATGTACTTGAGGACTCAAGTACCACCAGACAATGTTTTATATGTTCCCAAGGATAATAAACCAACTGTCCTTCCAGCTTTTGTGAATCGCATCAAGTATTCAAAGGAAGGAGCAAAACTCACAGTAACTCTGCTCAATGCACGGGAATCTGATTCAAATTTCTACCTATGCACCAGGTTTACTAAAAGAAACGGCTATCAcgtcaggctggatgggaagACAACCATTGTAGTGGTGAAAGCTGCTGTGGTTCCACCTCTTAAGTTAGGAATTAATAAACATGGAG CCGGAATTGTTGAACAGTCACCACTCATTGTCGATATTCAACAAGGCCAGTCTATCAACATTACCTGTGTGTTGAATAGTTCATATGAAGATGAAGAGATCTACTTGCTCAAGACTCACATGCAACCTGAAGGAGTGCTACGTGTTTCAAGTCAGAAAGCTCTAGAAATCTTTCCTCATTTTGCTAATCGCTTGGAGTATtcaaagcaagagaagaaactAGTGATAACTCTACACAGCCTACAGCAAAGTGACAGTGATGTGTATGTATGCGCTGCGGTGCTGAAAAATACCTCTCTCTTCTCAATGAGTCAGAAAGGCACCATGGTGCTGGTTAAAG GAGGGGAGGAGACAGCATTCCATAATAGGTCCTGGGCCTACTATGGCCTTATCATcatggcagtgctgctgttttctgtgctgatgTGCTTTGCCGTGTACTGTGTCCAT atgaagaaatatttccagaaaagaaaaacaaatacagtgtATGAAGATATGTCTTACGGTTCTAGACGCAACACCTTCATCAAACCTAACATTTACACCAATGACACTTAA
- the CD7 gene encoding T-cell antigen CD7 isoform X2 — protein MMSGDENTFLEQPTDVVSVWEGDSDSITCSIYNSENELGMYLRTQVPPDNVLYVPKDNKPTVLPAFVNRIKYSKEGAKLTVTLLNARESDSNFYLCTRFTKRNGYHVRLDGKTTIVVVKAAVVPPLKLGINKHGAGIVEQSPLIVDIQQGQSINITCVLNSSYEDEEIYLLKTHMQPEGVLRVSSQKALEIFPHFANRLEYSKQEKKLVITLHSLQQSDSDVYVCAAVLKNTSLFSMSQKGTMVLVKGGEETAFHNRSWAYYGLIIMAVLLFSVLMCFAVYCVHMKKYFQKRKTNTVYEDMSYGSRRNTFIKPNIYTNDT, from the exons ATGATGtctg gtgacgaaaatacatttcttgaaCAGCCAACAGACGTTGTCAGTGTTTGGGAAGGAGACTCCGACAGCATAACTTGCTCAATATACaattcagaaaatgaactggGGATGTACTTGAGGACTCAAGTACCACCAGACAATGTTTTATATGTTCCCAAGGATAATAAACCAACTGTCCTTCCAGCTTTTGTGAATCGCATCAAGTATTCAAAGGAAGGAGCAAAACTCACAGTAACTCTGCTCAATGCACGGGAATCTGATTCAAATTTCTACCTATGCACCAGGTTTACTAAAAGAAACGGCTATCAcgtcaggctggatgggaagACAACCATTGTAGTGGTGAAAGCTGCTGTGGTTCCACCTCTTAAGTTAGGAATTAATAAACATGGAG CCGGAATTGTTGAACAGTCACCACTCATTGTCGATATTCAACAAGGCCAGTCTATCAACATTACCTGTGTGTTGAATAGTTCATATGAAGATGAAGAGATCTACTTGCTCAAGACTCACATGCAACCTGAAGGAGTGCTACGTGTTTCAAGTCAGAAAGCTCTAGAAATCTTTCCTCATTTTGCTAATCGCTTGGAGTATtcaaagcaagagaagaaactAGTGATAACTCTACACAGCCTACAGCAAAGTGACAGTGATGTGTATGTATGCGCTGCGGTGCTGAAAAATACCTCTCTCTTCTCAATGAGTCAGAAAGGCACCATGGTGCTGGTTAAAG GAGGGGAGGAGACAGCATTCCATAATAGGTCCTGGGCCTACTATGGCCTTATCATcatggcagtgctgctgttttctgtgctgatgTGCTTTGCCGTGTACTGTGTCCAT atgaagaaatatttccagaaaagaaaaacaaatacagtgtATGAAGATATGTCTTACGGTTCTAGACGCAACACCTTCATCAAACCTAACATTTACACCAATGACACTTAA